In Methanomicrobium antiquum, one DNA window encodes the following:
- a CDS encoding YwbE family protein, with amino-acid sequence MTDNTKENTFKNNSSADKNPCIRKNIKPGISVQIVLKKDQISGKLTSGVVKEILTNSASHPHGIKVRLLDGNVGRVKKIEQTIS; translated from the coding sequence ATGACAGATAATACAAAAGAAAACACCTTCAAAAACAATTCATCTGCTGACAAAAACCCCTGCATAAGGAAGAATATAAAACCGGGAATCAGTGTTCAGATTGTCCTGAAAAAAGATCAGATCTCTGGAAAACTGACATCAGGGGTTGTAAAAGAGATTCTTACAAACTCAGCCTCACATCCGCATGGAATAAAAGTCAGGCTTTTGGACGGAAATGTTGGGAGAGTAAAAAAAATTGAACAGACAATTTCATAA
- a CDS encoding LemA family protein, with translation MIGYIIAGIIVVVVIVLILWFVGIYNKYFSLKNSSEATLGQIKVAMKKRLDMIEQLLGSVKSYAGFEKETLESVTKMRASVGTAGVGDLNSIQAESASVLGRLFAVMENYPDLKTSETVKTLMTSVKDLEDEIARQRYTFNNISQQYNTMLQTIPSNIIGNMLHMTKLDYLEFEDENLDKAPKISF, from the coding sequence ATGATTGGATATATAATCGCAGGAATAATAGTTGTTGTAGTAATAGTCCTTATACTTTGGTTTGTAGGGATTTACAACAAATATTTCAGTCTTAAAAACTCTTCAGAGGCAACACTCGGGCAGATAAAAGTTGCAATGAAGAAACGTCTTGATATGATAGAACAGCTGTTAGGATCTGTTAAAAGCTATGCCGGATTTGAAAAGGAGACACTTGAGTCAGTAACTAAGATGAGGGCCAGTGTCGGCACCGCAGGTGTTGGCGACTTAAATTCGATTCAGGCGGAATCTGCTTCTGTTTTAGGCAGGCTCTTTGCGGTGATGGAGAATTATCCGGATCTTAAGACTTCAGAGACTGTAAAAACACTTATGACTTCTGTAAAGGATTTGGAGGATGAAATTGCACGTCAGCGCTACACATTCAACAATATCTCACAGCAGTACAATACAATGCTTCAGACGATTCCGTCAAACATCATCGGAAATATGCTTCATATGACTAAACTTGATTACCTTGAGTTTGAGGATGAAAATCTTGATAAAGCTCCAAAAATTTCATTCTGA
- a CDS encoding CxxC-x17-CxxC domain-containing protein — protein MSDRNFGGQHRSFGPREPREMHKAICSDCGNECEVPFKPTEGRPVYCRDCLPKYRKPRF, from the coding sequence ATGAGCGACAGAAATTTTGGAGGCCAGCACAGAAGTTTTGGCCCCCGTGAACCAAGAGAAATGCATAAAGCTATATGCTCAGATTGCGGAAACGAGTGCGAAGTTCCATTTAAACCTACAGAAGGAAGACCAGTATACTGCAGGGACTGCCTGCCCAAATACAGGAAACCAAGGTTTTAA
- a CDS encoding ribose 1,5-bisphosphate isomerase produces MTLADTEKKIKSMEIRGAGRIARTAANALKEHSETIKSKDLKVFVEEMNAAAEILLKTRPTAVSLPNAINIVMKGVREAKTYEDAWHAVHESADKFVKESDLAVKKIAEIGAARIKDGDVVLTHCNSEAALACIIEAHRQGKKFEVFATEVRPRNQGHITIKTLSDAGIKTNFIVDSAARFFMKKVSLVIVGSDAVTVNGAVVNKIGTSQIALCAHESRTPFIVAAETYKFAPKTLTGELIEIEERDTSEVLDEKMAKELSNVNIRNPAFDFTPSDYVDLIITEKGAIPPEMAYVIIRDYLGWNIEDFDR; encoded by the coding sequence ATGACACTGGCTGATACTGAAAAAAAAATAAAGAGCATGGAGATTCGCGGGGCGGGAAGAATTGCACGAACCGCCGCAAATGCTCTAAAAGAACATTCAGAGACGATTAAGTCAAAAGATTTGAAAGTCTTTGTAGAAGAGATGAATGCTGCGGCAGAAATCCTTCTAAAAACACGCCCCACTGCAGTTTCGCTTCCAAACGCAATCAATATCGTAATGAAAGGAGTCAGGGAGGCCAAAACTTACGAGGATGCATGGCATGCAGTTCATGAAAGTGCAGACAAATTTGTCAAAGAATCAGATCTTGCTGTAAAAAAGATTGCAGAGATTGGTGCGGCAAGAATCAAAGACGGCGATGTAGTACTCACTCACTGCAATTCTGAGGCTGCACTTGCCTGTATTATCGAAGCGCACAGGCAGGGCAAAAAGTTTGAGGTTTTCGCAACTGAGGTCAGACCAAGAAACCAGGGTCACATAACAATAAAAACCCTGTCTGATGCCGGAATAAAAACAAATTTCATAGTGGACTCCGCGGCACGCTTTTTTATGAAAAAAGTCAGTCTTGTTATTGTCGGTTCAGATGCAGTAACAGTAAACGGTGCGGTTGTAAACAAAATAGGAACATCCCAGATTGCACTTTGTGCTCATGAGTCAAGAACACCTTTCATCGTTGCCGCTGAAACATACAAGTTTGCGCCAAAGACTCTCACAGGAGAACTTATAGAAATTGAAGAGAGGGATACCTCAGAAGTCCTTGATGAAAAAATGGCAAAAGAACTTTCAAATGTGAATATCAGAAATCCGGCTTTTGATTTCACACCATCTGATTATGTCGATTTAATAATCACAGAAAAGGGTGCAATCCCGCCTGAGATGGCATATGTAATAATAAGGGATTATCTTGGATGGAATATTGAGGACTTTGACCGCTGA
- a CDS encoding AMP phosphorylase: MVKLESRILDIDYQGVVLNIEDARKIGVLDGDRVQIVRGDKGLFVQAFVVTTKTILPPGIFGIYHKTNERLNSKDGDTFEVRHADRPGSINFIKKKMDNEKLNAEEMKAIVTDIVDDILSPGEISAFIAASYINGLDMDEIEYLTRSMVQTGESLDFSSHPIADKHSIGGVPGNKITLLIVPIIAAGGLKIPKTSSRAITGAGGTADLMEALAPVEFSSTEVARMTEKAGGVIVWGGATNIAPADDKIILYEYPFKIDARGQMLASVMAKKIAVGADLVVIDIPVGNEAKVTTPEEGRKLAREFIELGDRFGIRVECALTYGESPVGHCIGVNLEVREALSVLEGSDFPHSLIQKSLTLAGIVFEMAGKAQSGKGFEMAEEILKSGKALSKMKEIIAVQGGNSDVKSGDLKTGEFSFEVNAPEDGYVIDMKNKALISIARMAGAPHDKGAGIYLHKKRGQRIEKGEPIYTIYAEREWRLEKAIQEARQLMPVLVEGMLIDRVPSDYWRPPMKQ; the protein is encoded by the coding sequence ATGGTTAAACTTGAATCCAGAATCCTTGATATTGATTATCAGGGTGTTGTTTTAAATATCGAGGATGCCAGAAAGATTGGTGTTTTAGACGGTGACCGTGTACAGATTGTTAGGGGTGATAAAGGGCTTTTTGTTCAGGCTTTTGTTGTCACAACAAAGACAATTCTTCCACCCGGCATTTTTGGAATATATCACAAGACCAACGAACGTCTGAATTCAAAAGACGGTGATACATTCGAGGTCAGGCATGCTGACAGGCCAGGTTCTATCAACTTTATAAAAAAGAAGATGGACAATGAAAAGCTAAATGCCGAAGAGATGAAAGCAATCGTTACTGATATTGTTGACGATATTTTATCCCCCGGAGAGATAAGCGCATTTATTGCCGCATCATACATAAACGGACTGGATATGGATGAAATAGAATATCTGACCCGTTCTATGGTTCAGACCGGAGAAAGTTTGGACTTTTCATCCCATCCAATAGCTGACAAGCACTCAATAGGAGGCGTTCCGGGAAATAAAATAACTCTCCTTATTGTTCCAATAATAGCCGCCGGCGGTCTGAAAATTCCAAAAACAAGCTCCCGTGCAATTACCGGTGCAGGTGGAACAGCAGATTTAATGGAAGCTTTGGCGCCGGTTGAGTTTTCATCAACAGAGGTTGCCAGAATGACTGAAAAAGCCGGCGGAGTTATCGTCTGGGGCGGTGCGACAAACATTGCTCCTGCAGATGATAAGATAATTCTCTACGAATATCCATTCAAAATTGATGCAAGAGGTCAGATGCTTGCAAGTGTAATGGCGAAAAAGATTGCAGTCGGTGCTGACCTTGTTGTAATTGACATTCCTGTTGGAAATGAGGCAAAAGTTACAACTCCTGAGGAAGGAAGAAAGCTTGCAAGAGAATTCATCGAGCTTGGCGACAGGTTTGGAATACGTGTGGAGTGTGCTTTAACCTATGGGGAATCTCCTGTCGGCCACTGCATTGGTGTGAACCTTGAGGTAAGGGAGGCCTTGTCAGTTCTTGAAGGATCTGATTTTCCACATTCTCTTATCCAGAAGAGTTTAACTCTTGCCGGAATTGTATTTGAAATGGCAGGAAAGGCGCAGAGCGGCAAAGGCTTTGAAATGGCTGAGGAAATTTTAAAAAGCGGAAAAGCTCTTTCAAAGATGAAGGAGATAATTGCAGTTCAGGGAGGAAATTCTGATGTTAAATCCGGGGACTTGAAAACCGGAGAATTTTCATTTGAGGTTAATGCACCTGAAGACGGATATGTAATTGATATGAAAAATAAGGCTTTAATCTCAATTGCAAGAATGGCAGGTGCACCGCATGACAAGGGCGCCGGAATATATCTTCATAAAAAAAGAGGGCAAAGGATTGAGAAAGGCGAGCCGATTTATACTATCTATGCAGAACGCGAATGGAGACTTGAAAAAGCAATTCAGGAGGCAAGACAGCTTATGCCGGTACTTGTCGAAGGGATGCTGATTGACAGGGTGCCTTCTGATTACTGGCGTCCTCCAATGAAACAATAA
- a CDS encoding chemotaxis protein CheW, producing MTTFKDVVQFEISGVQYALDIQIAREIVEMIPITPVPRAPAHIAGIINLRGEITNILNLNHLMGLPTDSGAENRKIIVLVPDAANGSNVGLIVDDVQSVLQILEDDIDQMDSSLSKEAYVKGIIKTGKDKSGNKTLIIWIDIQKIISDILTDLDH from the coding sequence ATGACTACATTTAAGGATGTTGTGCAATTTGAGATCTCTGGCGTCCAATATGCTCTTGATATTCAGATAGCCCGCGAAATAGTGGAGATGATTCCCATAACTCCTGTTCCACGGGCACCTGCGCACATTGCAGGAATTATTAATCTCAGAGGTGAAATTACAAACATCTTAAATCTCAATCACCTCATGGGTCTTCCAACAGATTCAGGTGCTGAAAACAGGAAGATAATTGTTCTAGTTCCCGATGCAGCAAATGGTTCGAATGTTGGTCTCATTGTTGACGATGTCCAAAGTGTTCTTCAGATATTAGAAGATGATATTGATCAAATGGATAGTTCACTTTCAAAAGAGGCTTATGTCAAAGGAATTATAAAAACAGGGAAGGACAAATCAGGAAATAAAACACTTATTATCTGGATTGACATTCAAAAAATCATATCGGATATCTTAACAGATTTAGATCACTAA
- a CDS encoding agmatine deiminase family protein has product MGQNLKLGLIQYSLTEDVSKNLLKALRLSEEALLKGAKIICLPELFKLPYFPQYEEKKPDNYSETIPGKSTDAFSALAKKYHAVIIVPVFERGKDGRFYNSAAVINSDGTLMPPYRKVHVPYDPLFYEKNYFFPGDSYCVYDTTYAKIGILICYDQWFSEPARIEALMDAEIIFYPTAIGRIKGLFGDCDNNATNPAKDSKDSKKYSGENLEECGTIEGDWKSAWITVQRGHAISNSVHIAAVNRTGTEGEIEFFGGSFVCDSFGNIIKEAGCHEEIILADVDLSKNKDIREGWGFFRNRRPETYSQITNPVEFKHLKEGYNCPAKNRHDTPKKQGYKMPAEWERHTAIWLSWPCSDETFFEMESVEKSYAEIIKEISETEKVNLLVQNDSERERIKKFLISEGTDIKNTEFIVSEYADVWFRDYGPIFVVNRNLKKSAVVNWIFNAWGDKYEELKLDNYIPEFIGKKLDMEVFSPGIVLEGGSVDVNGNGALLTTKQCLLNENRNPHLSKEEIEEYLDEYLCADTIIWLNQGIEGDDTDGHIDDVARFVSEDTVICALEDDKEDENYKNLLENYEILKNYGFITKNGEKKRFNIITVPMPGRIDSEITLPASYTNFYIGNGVVLVPLFGTENDEKALEIIKNAFPDRKVRGIDCRAMVYGLGTIHCISQQQPHI; this is encoded by the coding sequence ATGGGGCAAAATTTAAAACTGGGTCTTATTCAGTATAGTCTAACAGAAGATGTTTCAAAAAATCTCTTAAAAGCACTCCGGCTTTCAGAGGAGGCCTTATTAAAAGGTGCAAAAATAATATGTCTGCCGGAGCTTTTCAAACTTCCCTACTTTCCGCAATACGAAGAAAAAAAACCTGATAATTATTCTGAAACAATTCCGGGCAAATCTACGGATGCCTTCTCAGCCCTGGCAAAAAAATATCATGCAGTTATAATTGTGCCTGTCTTTGAACGCGGGAAAGATGGACGATTCTACAATTCTGCCGCTGTTATTAATTCAGACGGAACTTTAATGCCCCCATACAGAAAAGTCCACGTACCATACGATCCTTTGTTTTACGAGAAAAATTACTTCTTTCCGGGAGACTCCTACTGCGTTTATGATACAACATATGCTAAAATCGGGATTTTAATCTGCTATGATCAGTGGTTCTCTGAACCTGCAAGAATCGAAGCGCTGATGGATGCAGAAATTATCTTTTATCCAACTGCCATTGGAAGAATTAAAGGGCTTTTTGGTGATTGTGATAACAATGCCACAAATCCGGCAAAAGATTCAAAAGATTCAAAAAAATATTCCGGGGAAAATTTAGAAGAATGCGGAACAATAGAAGGCGACTGGAAATCAGCATGGATTACAGTTCAAAGAGGGCATGCAATATCAAACAGCGTTCACATTGCCGCTGTAAACCGAACAGGAACTGAAGGAGAGATCGAATTCTTTGGAGGATCTTTTGTCTGCGATTCATTTGGAAACATAATAAAAGAAGCAGGATGCCATGAAGAGATTATATTAGCTGATGTTGATCTTTCCAAAAATAAGGATATAAGAGAAGGATGGGGATTTTTTCGTAACAGAAGGCCTGAAACATACAGCCAAATCACAAATCCGGTAGAATTTAAACATCTAAAAGAAGGCTACAATTGCCCGGCAAAAAACAGACATGACACACCAAAAAAACAGGGATACAAAATGCCGGCAGAGTGGGAGAGGCATACTGCAATATGGCTTTCATGGCCATGCAGTGATGAAACCTTCTTTGAAATGGAGTCTGTTGAAAAATCTTATGCAGAAATTATTAAGGAAATTTCAGAGACTGAAAAGGTAAACCTTCTTGTTCAAAACGATTCTGAAAGGGAACGAATAAAGAAATTTTTGATCTCTGAAGGCACAGACATTAAAAATACTGAGTTTATTGTATCAGAATACGCAGACGTCTGGTTCAGAGATTACGGACCGATATTTGTTGTAAACAGAAATCTGAAAAAATCAGCGGTTGTAAACTGGATATTCAACGCCTGGGGAGACAAATACGAAGAGCTGAAACTTGATAATTATATTCCGGAATTTATAGGAAAAAAACTCGACATGGAAGTTTTCAGTCCGGGAATAGTTCTTGAGGGCGGATCTGTTGATGTGAACGGAAACGGGGCACTTCTGACCACAAAACAATGCCTGTTAAACGAAAACAGAAACCCGCATCTATCAAAAGAGGAAATTGAGGAATACCTCGATGAATACCTCTGCGCAGACACAATTATCTGGCTTAATCAGGGAATAGAAGGTGATGATACTGACGGGCATATCGATGATGTCGCACGGTTTGTATCTGAAGATACTGTCATTTGTGCACTTGAAGATGACAAAGAAGATGAAAATTACAAAAATCTTTTGGAAAACTACGAAATTCTTAAAAATTACGGATTTATAACAAAAAATGGTGAGAAAAAAAGGTTTAATATCATTACAGTTCCAATGCCCGGCAGAATCGACTCTGAAATTACTCTTCCTGCAAGCTATACAAATTTTTATATCGGCAACGGCGTTGTGCTTGTGCCCTTATTTGGTACTGAAAACGATGAAAAAGCCCTTGAGATAATAAAGAATGCATTTCCAGACCGGAAAGTGAGAGGAATTGACTGCAGAGCAATGGTTTACGGACTTGGAACAATCCACTGTATAAGCCAGCAACAGCCACACATCTGA
- a CDS encoding NAD(P)/FAD-dependent oxidoreductase, with protein MEEIYDVIVAGGGPSGLFCAANTASAGKKVLLLEKKNSCGKKLLITGLSQCNLTQKGDIKNFFLHYGANGKFLKPSLMNFTNSDLISFFNEHGLETVVEKNNKVFPKSKKALDVLEVLLLECQKTCVIIRCGEKLISASQIKPSQINSAELPYFSEDDVIFEIKTNVGDYFCRNLVVATGGITYPVTGSTGDGYPVAEGFGHKTIDPRPALCAVKISEYEFSDLAGISFEGAKISLFRNNKKVHECFGDVLFTHTGLSGPGILHMSRYIEPEDTIKISFLPEFNIDFFSKNLSEKIALNGKKTIKSVLMEYNLYERFVRKILKLCKIPVDLTCAHLSKDSKKRIVTEICSQEFHVESLSGINEAMVTRGGVSLLEINPKTMESKICRGLFFIGEVLDIDGDTGGYNLQSAFSTGFLAAKKISND; from the coding sequence ATGGAAGAAATTTATGATGTTATCGTTGCCGGAGGCGGTCCCTCCGGCCTTTTTTGTGCGGCAAACACTGCATCGGCGGGGAAAAAAGTGTTATTGCTGGAGAAGAAAAATTCCTGCGGAAAAAAACTGCTCATTACAGGACTTTCGCAGTGCAACCTGACACAAAAGGGGGATATCAAAAATTTCTTTTTACATTACGGCGCAAACGGCAAATTTCTAAAACCCTCTCTTATGAATTTTACAAACAGCGATCTTATCTCTTTTTTTAATGAACACGGTCTTGAAACTGTAGTTGAAAAGAATAACAAGGTGTTTCCAAAGAGCAAAAAAGCATTAGATGTTTTAGAGGTTTTGCTTTTGGAGTGCCAAAAAACATGTGTTATAATCAGGTGCGGTGAAAAATTAATCTCTGCGTCACAAATTAAACCCTCTCAGATAAATTCCGCTGAATTGCCCTATTTTTCAGAGGATGATGTCATATTTGAAATAAAGACAAATGTAGGAGATTATTTCTGCAGAAATCTTGTTGTTGCAACAGGTGGCATAACTTATCCTGTAACAGGCTCAACAGGTGACGGGTACCCTGTTGCAGAAGGTTTCGGGCATAAAACTATAGATCCCCGCCCTGCCCTTTGTGCAGTAAAAATATCTGAATATGAATTTTCAGATTTGGCAGGAATTTCTTTTGAAGGTGCGAAAATCTCTCTTTTCAGAAACAATAAAAAAGTCCATGAATGTTTTGGAGATGTTTTATTCACTCACACCGGATTATCCGGTCCGGGAATTTTGCATATGTCACGCTACATAGAACCGGAAGATACGATAAAAATTTCATTTCTTCCGGAATTTAACATTGATTTCTTTAGTAAAAATTTGTCAGAAAAAATTGCATTGAATGGAAAAAAGACAATTAAATCTGTACTTATGGAATATAATCTGTATGAGAGATTTGTAAGAAAAATACTTAAATTATGTAAAATTCCTGTTGATTTAACCTGTGCACACTTATCAAAAGATAGTAAAAAAAGAATTGTGACAGAAATCTGCAGTCAGGAATTTCATGTTGAGTCTCTTTCCGGTATAAACGAGGCAATGGTTACAAGAGGAGGCGTTTCTCTTTTAGAAATAAATCCTAAAACAATGGAGTCGAAAATTTGCAGGGGCTTATTCTTTATTGGGGAAGTCCTGGATATTGATGGCGATACCGGCGGATACAATCTCCAGTCAGCTTTTTCAACAGGTTTTCTTGCTGCAAAAAAAATCAGTAATGATTGA
- the budA gene encoding acetolactate decarboxylase — MEKKLNSGKESIISLTKITLILSLLFITGSFFSGCTDVKEKSDLINSGISYESDEREILYQVSAIDILLAGGYDGFVSVGELKKHGDCGIGTVDMLDGELIATGGEFYQIKISGDVVHLSDSDLIPFAAVTYFDDDYSFYFEKTDNINELEESLSEIIPSKTQFYAIKSEGFFSYVKTRSVPKQEKPYPRLSEVVKNQSIFEFENINGSIIGLWSPSFTSGLNVYKLHIHFISDDKKSGGHVLDLKFENNSVSLDETGEYYIKLPESTLGGELKNPDDGQNLSYELAIVEK; from the coding sequence ATGGAGAAAAAACTAAACTCAGGAAAAGAATCCATAATTTCTTTGACAAAAATAACACTGATTTTATCCCTTCTATTTATTACAGGAAGCTTTTTTTCTGGATGTACTGATGTAAAAGAAAAGTCTGATTTAATAAATTCCGGGATTTCATATGAATCAGATGAAAGAGAGATTCTCTATCAGGTTTCGGCAATCGACATTCTTCTTGCAGGCGGATATGATGGTTTTGTAAGTGTAGGTGAGCTTAAAAAACACGGAGATTGTGGAATCGGGACAGTTGATATGTTAGACGGCGAACTAATAGCAACCGGGGGTGAATTTTATCAAATAAAAATATCGGGAGATGTAGTTCATCTTTCAGACTCAGATCTCATTCCATTTGCGGCTGTTACTTACTTTGATGACGATTATTCTTTTTATTTTGAAAAAACTGACAACATAAACGAGCTTGAAGAGAGTCTTTCAGAGATTATTCCTTCAAAGACACAGTTTTACGCAATAAAATCCGAAGGATTTTTTTCATATGTAAAGACACGCTCTGTTCCAAAGCAGGAAAAGCCATATCCACGTCTTTCTGAAGTTGTGAAGAACCAGTCAATATTTGAATTTGAAAACATAAACGGATCAATAATAGGGCTATGGTCGCCTTCTTTTACAAGCGGTCTGAATGTCTATAAACTTCATATACACTTCATATCAGACGATAAAAAATCAGGAGGTCATGTCCTTGATCTTAAATTTGAAAACAATTCAGTATCTCTTGACGAAACAGGAGAATACTATATAAAACTTCCAGAATCAACACTTGGAGGAGAACTAAAAAATCCTGATGATGGACAAAATTTAAGTTACGAACTGGCGATTGTCGAGAAATAG
- a CDS encoding methyl-accepting chemotaxis protein, which translates to MDLDYMEEKLKEFLDGDNEITIDENDVDSEYKNLSSLINKLITKHKSTEMKFDYYFNSILRIPTPVFIMNGNLELTDVNNDFLELTGYKREQLLSLNLNDFYKEFSLEKISGEGSRDALANKRRTAGIFYMTFKNVKKIINIEINPDFDSSGKPVNVIISLNDITDIEDQRAWYKSILDAIPYPVHVTDNDMKWTFMNKAFESLLIENNEIKERESAYGMPCSTANANICKTENCGIYQLRTSGKNETYFDWHGAECKQTTAAVLNAIGETIGYVETVQDLSEIVKPQKYLEQELAKVAADLEYIASGRPEELKLKVGEADETIQHIREKFLEVTGSVSSVNNTIKKLTDDIMLLVNAGKEGRLEFRADPSNYEGAYIEIVKNMNNLLEAVATPLKEGMVVCDSYSNADFTRRFSDSIPVEGDFLDFKTSIDNIGVSVSELLSASVNVTNMIVSNSNEVSKGTDEVAKAAEGVANTSQTTADLTRSLLQNIENVNRQIADLSASNEEIASTSQEVFNAANHVVEIGKEANVLGNDANSKMNNVKTIAETSVIEIKDLTERVKEVGKVVKLINDIASQINLLALNAAIEAARAGEHGRGFAVVAGEVKNLAGEARAATESIDNVVSLVQSSSEKTAKAITAANDEIVEGVESVTKTIESLNTIIKNAGQVSNDIGEITKAIEDQANISNNVVTAMDSSTTQTKQAQKQAEELAALAEEASASIEEIGSAMHEVNTYVEKLKDANSKFKY; encoded by the coding sequence ATGGATTTAGATTACATGGAAGAAAAATTAAAGGAATTTTTGGATGGCGACAATGAAATAACTATTGATGAAAATGATGTTGACAGTGAATATAAAAATCTTTCATCACTTATAAACAAACTCATTACCAAACATAAAAGTACTGAGATGAAATTTGATTATTATTTTAATTCAATCTTACGTATTCCAACTCCGGTTTTCATCATGAATGGGAATTTGGAACTGACTGATGTCAACAATGATTTTCTTGAACTTACAGGTTACAAAAGAGAGCAGCTTCTATCACTGAATCTTAATGACTTTTACAAAGAATTCAGTCTCGAAAAAATCTCAGGAGAAGGCTCAAGAGATGCTCTGGCAAATAAAAGAAGAACTGCCGGCATATTTTACATGACATTCAAAAATGTCAAAAAAATTATCAATATAGAAATAAATCCTGATTTTGATAGTTCAGGCAAGCCAGTTAATGTTATAATATCTCTTAATGACATCACGGATATTGAAGATCAAAGAGCCTGGTATAAATCAATTCTTGATGCAATCCCATACCCAGTTCATGTAACCGATAATGACATGAAATGGACTTTCATGAATAAAGCCTTTGAATCTTTATTAATAGAAAACAATGAGATAAAGGAGAGAGAATCAGCTTATGGAATGCCTTGCAGTACTGCAAACGCAAATATATGTAAAACTGAAAACTGTGGCATATATCAGTTAAGAACCTCAGGCAAGAATGAAACATATTTCGACTGGCATGGTGCTGAATGTAAACAGACTACAGCAGCAGTCCTTAACGCTATTGGTGAGACAATAGGATATGTTGAAACTGTGCAGGACTTATCTGAAATTGTAAAACCACAGAAATATCTTGAACAGGAACTTGCAAAAGTTGCAGCAGATCTTGAATATATAGCTTCAGGAAGGCCAGAAGAACTAAAATTAAAAGTTGGTGAAGCAGATGAGACAATTCAGCATATCAGAGAAAAATTCCTTGAAGTAACAGGATCTGTAAGTTCAGTCAATAATACAATAAAAAAACTTACTGATGACATAATGTTGCTTGTAAATGCTGGAAAAGAAGGAAGGCTTGAATTCAGAGCGGATCCCTCTAATTATGAGGGTGCATACATTGAGATTGTTAAGAATATGAATAATCTCTTAGAGGCAGTGGCAACACCATTAAAAGAAGGAATGGTTGTTTGTGACAGTTATTCCAACGCTGACTTCACAAGAAGATTCTCAGATAGCATACCTGTTGAGGGAGATTTTCTGGATTTTAAGACATCCATTGATAACATAGGAGTTTCTGTTTCCGAACTCCTTTCTGCAAGTGTTAATGTTACAAATATGATTGTTTCAAATTCAAATGAGGTCAGCAAAGGAACAGATGAAGTGGCAAAAGCAGCAGAGGGTGTTGCAAACACAAGTCAGACAACTGCAGATCTTACAAGGAGTTTATTGCAGAATATAGAAAATGTAAACAGGCAGATAGCTGATCTTTCTGCATCAAATGAAGAAATTGCAAGCACATCACAAGAAGTCTTTAACGCCGCAAATCATGTTGTTGAAATTGGAAAAGAAGCTAATGTACTAGGGAATGATGCAAATTCTAAAATGAACAATGTCAAGACTATTGCTGAGACAAGTGTAATTGAGATAAAAGATCTTACAGAAAGAGTAAAGGAAGTTGGCAAGGTAGTCAAGCTCATAAATGACATTGCAAGTCAGATAAATCTTCTGGCACTAAATGCCGCTATTGAAGCCGCAAGAGCAGGTGAACACGGACGTGGATTTGCAGTTGTCGCAGGAGAAGTTAAAAATCTTGCAGGAGAAGCAAGGGCCGCAACTGAGTCTATTGACAATGTAGTTTCTTTGGTACAATCCAGCAGTGAAAAAACCGCAAAAGCAATAACTGCTGCAAATGATGAAATTGTTGAGGGTGTTGAAAGTGTTACAAAGACTATTGAGTCTCTGAACACGATTATTAAAAATGCCGGTCAGGTTTCAAATGATATTGGAGAGATTACAAAAGCAATCGAGGACCAGGCAAATATTTCAAATAATGTCGTAACAGCGATGGACTCCAGTACAACTCAGACAAAACAGGCTCAAAAACAGGCAGAAGAACTTGCTGCACTTGCAGAAGAGGCAAGCGCATCTATTGAAGAGATAGGAAGTGCTATGCATGAAGTCAATACGTATGTCGAGAAACTCAAAGATGCAAATTCAAAATTTAAATATTAA
- a CDS encoding RNA recognition motif domain-containing protein, with protein METSKLYVGNLTYSVNEKQLEELFSQYGDVKSVKIIERKGFGFVEMGNVEEAEKAKEALNETVYEGRTMRIDEAQPPRPRREYNSRY; from the coding sequence ATGGAAACCAGCAAACTGTATGTCGGAAATCTGACATACTCTGTGAACGAAAAACAGTTAGAAGAACTGTTTTCTCAATATGGCGATGTTAAAAGCGTCAAAATTATTGAACGTAAAGGATTCGGATTCGTCGAGATGGGAAATGTTGAAGAGGCTGAAAAAGCAAAAGAAGCACTCAACGAGACAGTTTACGAAGGACGCACAATGAGAATCGACGAGGCACAGCCGCCACGTCCAAGAAGAGAATACAACAGCAGATACTAA